TCAGCAGACATTGGATCAGCCCTCAGGACCACCCAATCATGTCTATCGAAAGGGTGCTCTCCTGAATAGTAGCTTGGGAACAATTTTCCGAGTAAAGCATACCATCTCGCACGGGGAGATAATTGATCTGGCCTTCCTGTAAATTTGAGTAGCCGTGGGGCGACATGGGTCTTATCAGTATACGGTTTCTCCCATTCCAAAACCTCTTGCCAGCAGCCCTCATTCAAAAAGTTGTGAACAAAAACCATCGATTCAACAGCATCTTCCGGTATCTCTTCACCTGTATTTGGGTCTATCTTCCCTTTTCTCACCATTGCATTGTACATCTGTTGTGGTGAAGGATACTCCCAATTGGTTACACCATCACTACCTCTAGGAATAGAAGAAAGTGACCGATCTTCAGGTAAATCTAATTTCTGCCCAGGTTGCTTTTTAGAAGATATAAATGCAGGCATATTATTCAAGGGATTTAAAAGTGAACCACCATTTAACTTATCCCTTCCTTTCGAAGCATGCATGACAGGGCATGCAGATTGATCCGAGCTACCCCCACTAACAGGGCATGTTAGTTTCCCGCTAGATCTCGCCGACCCATCGATATTAGAATTTGAAGGTGCGTCAGCCCAAAACCAAGCCATTTAATAAGTAACAAATAATCTCTGAAGACGTTTCTTGTGTGCGAATAAACTTCTTGCTGacttttgatttcaccTCCTCATCAAGCtgctatttttttggattctATATTGGCAATTGTTCTCTGTAATTACCCGTCCTATCGTGAACCCGCTCTGAACTTtaaattgatgaagttaCACTTTAAAGTTGGATCACCTAGCGCTGCAGGGTTGACAAAACCACACTGTTAGTGCCTGTATTAGCGTCGAGTAACTGTTTCTCGTGGAGATATTCTGTTGCCTCCAATGACTTCAAGCGTTGGTAGTGCCTCTACTACGAACGCAGGCAGTAGTACCTCCTCGCTGAGCAAACCTCCGATAGCTGCTTCAACGTCGCATACGTCGCTGCAAAGTGCAATAGGCTCTAAGCCCTCAAAAGACAGAAGGACTCTGCGAGATGTGATAGTAAACGAGCTGTCTCAGCAAAAAGGTGGCGGATCTACCGTGAAACTTATAGGATTGAACGTGACGAATATTTTGGACTCAGATGTGGAGCTTTTAAGGAATGTCGAACGACTATCGCTGCGGAGGAATTTATTGATTAGTCTACCatcaagtttttgtttACTTAAAAGTGTCCGTTATTTGGATCTCGAGAGTAATATTCTCAGAGAGATTCCGCCAGCCCTGTTACAATGTCCAAagcttgaaattttggatcTCTCACATAACAATATAGAAAGTTTACCACAGGATATCTCAAGTTTATGGTCACAACAGCTAAAAGTTCTCtcactgaaaaataataatgtGGCATCAATATGGGATCTAAGTCCTATTGTGAAACTTGAAAACCTTCGTGTTCTTGAGATTGTCGGTAACCCCATCCCTAATGAAGAGTTAGAGCTAGTACGAACATATACACCTATTGCTGCGAATATagtcaaagaagaatactGGGCAATAGCACTCCGAAGATACTTGCTGAATCATCCCTTACCCTCTAGACCGTTTAATGTCTCCGATGATACACGTATCTCAAAAGCAGCTAAAAGGATGGGTTTTATTAGCACAACATCGCCAGTAGATTCTGATCGTGGAGTTTCAATTACATCCTCGCCCGTTTCTTATACTGCTCCGAATTCGGGCAATGATACCGATACAGCTTTCTCGAATAATGAGAATGCCtccaataataatgatCTATACaaccattcaaaatttaatgactatttcaaaagattgtCAGTCCTTCCAGAGGAATCTGCCAATCATGAGCAACATAAAGTATCTCACGATGAACTATTAATCGCGTGTCGTAAGTTACTTTTCAGCTTTACAGAATGCCAGCAAAACATTAGAAAAATAGCatcattttgcaaagaaaaatccGTTGCTGTTAGTGTCGTGTCACTTTTATATTCTGTAAGATCACATATCGATGATCTTGTCGAAGTATTAGAACAGGCTGAAAACGAAGATAAATCTCACGATGGAGCATTAATTAAGCTTTGCATTACAATCATATcgatattcaaaaatatcatcgGTCAATtaagaaaaaatttcaaatctttttttgaagctgaTGATCTTTGTTTCATAAGAATGTTTTATATGACATTGCTATGTTCTTATACTGAGATTTATAATGCTTGGTGCTACATTGACGCTGAAGAAGCCAAGTTATctagaaaaaaacaaagagctCGTGGGCAATCGGCCATCGTGCGCCCTTCGTCAGGTGGCAATTCCACAGGAGCACAAGTCGCTGGGGCCGCATACCTTCCAAGAACGCGCAGCAACACGCTCCAGTCTAGAGCGCCACCAAACGGTTTGAGTATATCAACAGCAGGcccttcttcaaatgaagCTAGTCATGGAAATGGCAGTAACGTCGCAGGCTATCCTTCAAGCATCATTTCGCCTAGCCTACACACCACATCTCCGCCACATACTCTACTTTCTCAAATAAGCCCGCGAGCCACGACACCTCCCCAAGGTTCTTCCACGGTGTCATCCATTTCCCAGCTCTCCTTTGACTTCAAGCATGGTGAACAGTCTCCAAGACAACATCAC
This Zygotorulaspora mrakii chromosome 5, complete sequence DNA region includes the following protein-coding sequences:
- the CYC3 gene encoding holocytochrome c synthase CYC3 (similar to Saccharomyces cerevisiae CYC3 (YAL039C); ancestral locus Anc_7.38), whose amino-acid sequence is MAWFWADAPSNSNIDGSARSSGKLTCPVSGGSSDQSACPVMHASKGRDKLNGGSLLNPLNNMPAFISSKKQPGQKLDLPEDRSLSSIPRGSDGVTNWEYPSPQQMYNAMVRKGKIDPNTGEEIPEDAVESMVFVHNFLNEGCWQEVLEWEKPYTDKTHVAPRLLKFTGRPDQLSPRARWYALLGKLFPSYYSGEHPFDRHDWVVLRADPMSADPENPGFKKIRYVIDFYGGPDDEEGFPSFNLDVRPALDNSSNAKDRFIRYTKPIIDEYFGGANK
- the SOG2 gene encoding Sog2p (similar to Saccharomyces cerevisiae SOG2 (YOR353C); ancestral locus Anc_7.39), whose product is MTSSVGSASTTNAGSSTSSLSKPPIAASTSHTSLQSAIGSKPSKDRRTLRDVIVNELSQQKGGGSTVKLIGLNVTNILDSDVELLRNVERLSLRRNLLISLPSSFCLLKSVRYLDLESNILREIPPALLQCPKLEILDLSHNNIESLPQDISSLWSQQLKVLSLKNNNVASIWDLSPIVKLENLRVLEIVGNPIPNEELELVRTYTPIAANIVKEEYWAIALRRYLLNHPLPSRPFNVSDDTRISKAAKRMGFISTTSPVDSDRGVSITSSPVSYTAPNSGNDTDTAFSNNENASNNNDLYNHSKFNDYFKRLSVLPEESANHEQHKVSHDELLIACRKLLFSFTECQQNIRKIASFCKEKSVAVSVVSLLYSVRSHIDDLVEVLEQAENEDKSHDGALIKLCITIISIFKNIIGQLRKNFKSFFEADDLCFIRMFYMTLLCSYTEIYNAWCYIDAEEAKLSRKKQRARGQSAIVRPSSGGNSTGAQVAGAAYLPRTRSNTLQSRAPPNGLSISTAGPSSNEASHGNGSNVAGYPSSIISPSLHTTSPPHTLLSQISPRATTPPQGSSTVSSISQLSFDFKHGEQSPRQHHGNSPRAQKSSEGFQVNTRDGGTDSESGSPSGGGTNVDVQLYQTLRTVIIMVNVVYDQLTSEISKAALASTTGQQELTDSLLTKIRSLTDTCCQAMELSKILNERLQLLMSDLEISEKYFTTGEKVKTWESINAFLKSIISILASTKIVMTDMPALNEIRPNLASLAKITKDVTVILDLSSYKGVSVIAVQNQQQLQHQHQQQLQQQSEIPEDQRDAAQYFRVTSTPQPPLQTTSNEE